From the Streptomyces sp. NBC_01216 genome, the window CTGCGCCTACTGCTCGTTCCAGCGCAAGCCGGGCGAGAAGGACGCGTACACGATGCGCATCGAGGAGGCCGTCCGCCTCGCCAAGGCGATGGAGGGCGAGAACCTCACCGAGCTGCACATCGTCAACGGGCTCCACCCCAACCTGCCCTGGCGGTACTACCCGCGCTCGCTCTCCGAGCTGAAGAAGGCGCTGCCGAACGTCTCCCTCAAGGCGTTCACGGCCACCGAGATCCACCACTTCGAGACGATCTCGGGGATGTCGGCCTCCGACATCCTCGACGAACTGATCGAAGCGGGTCTGGAGTCGCTGACCGGCGGCGGTGCCGAGATCTTCGACTGGGAGGTCCGGCAGCACATCGTGGACCACCGCACCCACTGGGAGGACTGGTCCCGTATCCACCGCCTGGCGCACGAGAAGGGCCTCAAGACCCCCTCGACGATGCTCTACGGGCACATCGAGGAGCCCCGTCACCGGGTGGACCACGTGCTCCGGCTGCGTGAGCTCCAGGACGAGACCGGCGGCTTCCAGGTCTTCATCCCGCTGCGCTACCAACACGACTTCGTCGACATGCAGGATGGCAAGGTCCGCAACAAGCTCCAGGCGCGCACGACGATGGCGACCGGTGCCGAGGCCCTCAAGACCTTCGCGGTCTCCCGGCTGCTCTTCGACAACGTGCCGCACGTCAAGGTCTTCTGGGTGATGCACGGCGTGCAGACCGCGCAGCTGGCGCTCCAGCACGGTGCGGACGACATGGACGGCTCGGTCGTCGAGTACAAGATCACCCACGACGCCGACAACTACGGCACCCCGAA encodes:
- the mqnE gene encoding aminofutalosine synthase MqnE; this translates as MDAGLKRELEQKVLAGERLSREDGIALYESDDLAWLGGLAHEVRTRKNGDVVHFNVNRHLNMTNVCTASCAYCSFQRKPGEKDAYTMRIEEAVRLAKAMEGENLTELHIVNGLHPNLPWRYYPRSLSELKKALPNVSLKAFTATEIHHFETISGMSASDILDELIEAGLESLTGGGAEIFDWEVRQHIVDHRTHWEDWSRIHRLAHEKGLKTPSTMLYGHIEEPRHRVDHVLRLRELQDETGGFQVFIPLRYQHDFVDMQDGKVRNKLQARTTMATGAEALKTFAVSRLLFDNVPHVKVFWVMHGVQTAQLALQHGADDMDGSVVEYKITHDADNYGTPNKLTRDDLLELIRDAGFRPVERNTRYEVIREYPGPDAGLRESPQPMRV